A window of the Alnus glutinosa chromosome 4, dhAlnGlut1.1, whole genome shotgun sequence genome harbors these coding sequences:
- the LOC133867357 gene encoding small ribosomal subunit protein uS13z/uS13y/uS13x — protein MSLVANEEFQHILRVLNTNVDGKQKIMFALTSIKGIGRRFANIVCKKADVDMNKRAGELTAAELDNLMTIVANPRQFKIPDWFLNRKKDYKDGKYSQVVSNALDMKLRDDLERLKKIRNHRGLRHYWGLRVRGQHTKTTGRRGKTVGVSKKR, from the exons ATG TCTCTGGTGGCCAATGAGGAGTTCCAGCACATACTGCGTGTCCTCAATACGAACGTGGACGGAAAGCAGAAGATAATGTTCGCTCTCACCTCCATCAAAGGTATCGGCCGCCGCTTTGCCAACATCGTCTGCAAGAAGGCCGACGTCGACATGAACAAGag AGCCGGTGAACTAACTGCTGCTGAGCTGGACAATCTCATGACTATTGTTGCCAACCCTCGGCAGTTCAAAATCCCAGACTGGTTTTTGAATAGGAAGAAGGATTACAAGGACGGGAAGTACTCTCAGGTGGTTTCCAATGCATTGGACATGAAGTTGAGAGATGATTTGGAACGGTTGAAGAAGATCAG gAACCATCGTGGTCTAAGGCACTACTGGGGCCTTCGTGTTCGTGGCCAGCACACCAAGACCACCGGCCGTAGGGGGAAGACTGTTGGTGTCTCTAAGAAGCGTTga
- the LOC133866074 gene encoding uncharacterized protein LOC133866074, producing MCGVDDETTGHVLWWCAAAQCVWGCCGGSINKSVVMKDDFFSIFCYLCDRLDTDELELFAIIAHKIWLRRNSMVFGGPIPSPSCLMKGAKELLGDYRKSSMDAANWENGSPRALSRWSKPAAESIKINWDAALDVRKKRMGVGIIARNDMGDVKAALCTTLPYIQNPTVAEAFGARRAVEFAREMGFSSIEIEGDSREVVLALGNSGDCCVSYGNLVSKTRVLLSSFPHWKIAHVGCDENKAAHYLAKLAVSQFCQMCG from the coding sequence ATGTGTGGAGTTGATGATGAAACGACTGGCCATGTGCTGTGGTGGTGTGCCGCTGCCCAATGTGTCTGGGGTTGTTGTGGGGGTTCAATCAACAAAAGTGTGGTGATGAAGGACGATTTTTTCAGTATTTTCTGCTATCTTTGTGATAGATTGGACACGGACGAGTTGGAGCTTTTTGCGATCATAGCCCATAAGATTTGGCTGAGGAGGAATTCGATGGTATTTGGGGGCCCAATTCCATCCCCCTCTTGTTTGATGAAAGGTGCCAAAGAGCTGTTGGGAGATTATCGGAAATCCTCCATGGATGCTGCGAATTGGGAGAACGGAAGTCCTCGTGCACTTTCGCGGTGGAGTAAACCAGCTGCCGAATCCATCAAGATAAATTGGGACGCTGCTTTGGATGTTCGGAAGAAACGTATGGGAGTGGGAATCATTGCCAGAAATGATATGGGCGACGTGAAGGCAGCGTTGTGCACAACGCTTCCCTATATCCAGAATCCTACTGTGGCTGAAGCCTTTGGGGCTAGGAGGGCGGTGGAATTTGCTAGAGAAATGGGCTTCTCCTCAATTGAGATTGAAGGGGATTCTCGTGAAGTGGTTCTGGCTTTAGGGAACTCAGGGGATTGCTGCGTTTCTTACGGAAATTTAGTTTCGAAAACTCGGGTTTTGCTTTCCTCTTTTCCTCATTGGAAAATTGCGCATGTGGGGTGTGATGAGAACAAGGCTGCTCACTACTTGGCTAAGCTAGCTGTTTCCCAATTCTGTCAAATGTGTGGATAG
- the LOC133865320 gene encoding protein GIGANTEA: protein MAASCERWIDGLQFSSLFWPPPQDVHQRKAQITAYVKYFGQFTSEQFPEDIAELIRSRYPSREKRLFDDVLATFVLHHPEHGHAVVLPIISCIIDGTLVYDRTSPPFASFISLVCPSSEKEYSEQWALACGEILRVLTHYNRPIYKMEQSNSDTERSSSGCHATTSDATDRESSHIPLVQQERKPSRPLSPWITDILLAAPLAIRSDYFRWCSGVMGKYAAGELKPPTTASSRGSGKHPQLMPSTPRWAVANGAGVILSVCDEEVARYETATLTAAAVPALLLPPPTTALDEHLVAGLPALEPYARLFHRYYAIATPSATQRLLLGLLEAPPSWAPDALDAAVQLVELLRAAEDYVSGIRLPRNWMHLHFLRAIGTAMSMRAGIAADAAAALLFRVLSQPALLFPPLRQVEGIEVQHEPLGGYISCYRKQIEVPAAEATIEATAQGIASMLCAHGPEVEWRICTIWEAAYGLIPLSSSAVDLPEIIVATPLQPPMLSWNLYIPLLKVLEYLPRGSPSEACLMKIFVATVEAILQRTFPSESSIEQTRKTRYHSGIGSASKNLAVAELRTMVHSLFLESCASVELASRLLFVVLTVCVSHEAQSNGSKSSRGEESYPPNESIEELQAISEKQRPMKTRKLKRQGPVAAFDSYVLAAICALACELQLFPLISRSSNHSNSKDVVAKPVKINESTDEFRISIDSAIRHTHRILAILEALFLLKPSSVGTSWSYSSNEIVAAAMVAAHVSELFRRSKACMHALTILMRCKWDNEIYTRASSLYNLVDIHRKAVASIVNNAEPLEAHLMHATVWKDFPPSFDGKKENQCENSVCFHPGQLSTPQSLDSAHSGTKFKSERASHSDEVSGNTLGKGIANFPLDASDLANFLTMDRHIGFNCSAQVLLRSLLTEKQELCFSVVSLLWHKLIAAPETQPSAESTSAQQGWRQVVAALCNVVSASPTKAAAAVVLQAERELQPWIAKDDDQGQKMWRINQRIVKLIVELMRNHDRPESLVILASASDLLLRATDGMLVDGEACTLPQLELLEATARAVQPVLEWGESGLGVADGLSNLLKCRLPASIRCLSHPSAHVRALSTSVLRDILHTGSIKSNSKPAEINGIRGSSYQCFSLEVINWQADVEKCLLWEAHSRLATGMPIQYLETAAKELGCTISV, encoded by the exons TTGATCCGTAGCCGTTATCCATCAAGGGAAAAGCGTCTTTTTGATGATGTTCTGG CTACCTTTGTGCTTCATCATCCGGAGCATGGGCATGCTGTTGTTCTTCCAATTATTTCGTGTATCATTGATGGTACATTGGTGTACGATAGGACAAGTCCTCCATTTGCTTCTTTCATATCCTTAGTCTGCCCAAGTAGTGAG AAGGAGTACTCTGAACAGTGGGCTCTGGCATGTGGGGAGATCTTGCGAGTTTTAACTCACTATAATCGCCCAATATACAAGATGGAACAATCAAATAGTGATACAGAAAGAAGCAGTAGTGGCTGCCACGCTACCACAAGTGACGCTACTGACAGGGAATCCAGCCATATTCCTTTGGTACAACAAGAGAGGAAACCTTCAAGGCCTTTATCTCCCTGGATTACAGATATATTGCTAGCTGCACCTCTCGCTATCAGAAGTGACTACTTCCGATG GTGCAGTGGTGTTATGGGTAAATATGCTGCTGGAGAACTCAAGCCGCCTACAACTG CTTCTTCTCGTGGATCTGGAAAGCATCCTCAGCTCATGCCATCAACTCCAAGGTGGGCTGTCGCTAATGGTGCTGGTGTGATATTAAGCGTTTGTGATGAGGAAGTTGCTCGCTATGAAACTGCTACTTTAACAGCGGCCGCAGTCCCTGCACTTCTGCTTCCTCCTCCAACAACAGCTTTGGATGAGCATCTAGTTGCCGGGCTACCAGCTCTTGAGCCATATGCACGTTTATTTCATAG GTATTATGCCATTGCTACTCCTAGTGCCACCCAGAGACTTCTTCTTGGACTTCTAGAAGCACCACCATCATGGGCACCAGATGCACTTGATGCCGCTGTCCAGCTTGTAGAACTCCTTCGGGCTGCCGAAGACTATGTATCTGGCATTAGG CTTCCTAGGAACTGGATGCACTTGCATTTCTTGCGTGCAATTGGGACTGCAATGTCCATGAGGGCAGGCATAGCTGCTGATGCTGCAGCTGCTTTACTTTTCCGCGTACTCTCACAGCCTGCATTGCTTTTTCCTCCACTACGGCAAGTTGAGGGAATTGAAGTTCAACATGAACCTTTAGGAGGTTATATTTCATGCTATAGAAAGCAG ATAGAAGTGCCTGCGGCTGAAGCAACTATTGAAGCTACTGCCCAAGGGATTGCGTCAATGCTTTGTGCCCATGGCCCTGAGGTTGAGTGGAGAATTTGTACCATATGGGAAGCTGCTTATGGCCTGATTCCATTGAGTTCATCTGCAGTTGATCTTCCTGAAATCATAGTTGCAACTCCATTGCAACCACCCATGTTATCATGGAATCTCTACATACCTCTCCTGAAGGTCCTGGAATATCTTCCTCGTGGAAGCCCATCAGAAGCATGTCTCATGAAGATATTTGTTGCTACTGTTGAAGCGATTCTTCAGAGAACATTTCCATCCGAGTCTTCTATAGAACAAACAAGAAAGACAAGATACCATTCTGGCATAGGGTCTGCCTCCAAAAACCTTGCTGTGGCCGAGCTTCGTACTATGGTCCATTCACTGTTCTTAGAATCATGTGCCTCTGTAGAGCTTGCTTCACGTCTACTTTTTGTTGTGTTAACTGTGTGTGTTAGTCATGAAGCTCAGTCCAATGGGAGCAAGAGTTCAAGAGGTGAAGAAAGTTATCCACCCAATGAAAGCATTGAGGAATTacaagcaatatctgaaaagcaaagACCGATGAAAACTAGGAAGTTGAAAAGGCAAGGGCCTGTAGCAGCATTTGATTCATATGTTCTAGCTGCTATTTGTGCTCTTGCCTGTGAGCTTCAGTTATTTCCTCTGATTTCAAGGTCAAGTAATCACTCAAACTCTAAAGATGTTGTAGCCAAGCCTGTGAAAATCAATGAATCTACTGATGAGTTTCGGATTAGTATTGACTCAGCAATTCGTCATACCCACAGAATCTTAGCAATTTTAGAGGCACTTTTTTTGCTGAAGCCTTCTTCTGTTGGCACATCATGGAGTTACAGTTCAAACGAGATAGTTGCTGCAGCCATGGTTGCAGCTCATGTTTCTGAACTATTTAGACGGTCAAAGGCTTGCATGCATGCTCTCACTATCTTGATGCGATGTAAGTGGGACAATGAAATCTACACCAGGGCATCATCACTATACAACCTCGTTGATATTCACAGAAAAGCTGTTGCATCCATTGTTAACAATGCCGAGCCTTTAGAAGCGCACTTAATGCATGCAACAGTGTGGAAGGATTTCCCCCCGAGTTTTGATggcaagaaagaaaatcaatgtgAAAACAGTGTTTGCTTTCATCCAGGGCAGCTATCTACCCCACAGTCTTTGGATTCAGCCCattcaggtactaaatttaagtCTGAGAGAGCATCACATTCAGATGAAGTTTCAGGAAATACCTTGGGTAAAGGTATTGCCAATTTCCCGTTAGATGCTTCAGATTTAGCCAACTTCCTCACGATGGACAGGCATATAGGATTTAATTGCAGCGCACAAGTTCTTTTAAGATCACTGCTGACAGAGAAACAAGAGTTATGTTTCTCTGTTGTGTCATTGCTGTGGCACAAGTTGATTGCAGCTCCTGAAACCCAACCTAGTGCAGAAAGCACTTCTGCCCAACAAGGATGGAGACAG GTCGTTGCTGCACTATGCAATGTTGTATCAGCATCACCAACAAAAGCAGCTGCCGCAGTTGTCCTTCAG GCAGAAAGGGAATTGCAGCCTTGGATTGCCAAAGATGATGATCAAGGTCAGAAGATGTGGAGAATCAACCAACGGATTGTAAAATTGATTGTAGAGCTCATGAGAAATCATGATAGGCCAGAATCATTGGTCATTTTGGCAAGTGCATCAGATCTTCTTCTTCGTGCCACAGATGGAATGCTCGTTGATGGAGAAGCTTGCACTTTACCACAACTGGAG CTACTGGAAGCAACAGCTAGAGCGGTTCAGCCTGTGCTGGAATGGGGAGAATCTGGGTTGGGAGTTGCAGATGGTCTTTCAAACCTCTTAAAG TGTCGCCTACCAGCTTCCATTCGATGCCTTTCTCATCCAAGTGCACATGTCCGGGCGCTGAGCACTTCAGTTCTTCGCGATATTTTGCACACTGGTTCAATTAAATCTAATTCTAAACCAGCGGAAATAAATGGCATACGTGGTTCATCTTACCAGTGCTTTAGTTTAGAAGTTATCAACTGGCAAGCTGACGTTGAAAAATGCTTATTATGGGAAGCTCACAGCAGACTTGCAACCGGAATGCCTATTCAATATCTTGAAACTGCTGCCAAGGAACTAGGCTGTACTATTTCCGTATGA